CAGGGGATCTGGGCCCTGCGCGCCCTGCGCGAACTCGGTCTGCCGCGGCCCACCGTACGGTTCGTGTTCAACGGTGACGAGGAAACCGGCAGCGTCGTCTCCCGCCCCCTCATCGAACGGGCCACCGACGACGCGGCGGCCACGCTGGTGCTCGAACCGGGCGGCGAGTGGGGGATCAAGTCGGGCCGCAAGGGCGTCGGCATCTTCAACATCACCGTGAAGGGCCTGGAGGCACACGCCGGTCTCGACCCGGCCAAGGGCGCCAGCGCCGTCCACGGGCTGGCCGATGTCATCCAGAGCCTGGTCGCCGCCGCCGATCTGGAGCGCGGTACGTCCGTCAACGTCGGCCGTATCAGCGGCGGTACGGCCCGCAACGTCATCGCGGGCGAAGCGACCTGTCTCGTGGACGTCCGGGTCAGCACGCAGGCGGAGATCGAGCGAATAGACCAGGTCCTGGCGGGGCTGGTCGCCAAGGACCCCCGGGTCACCGTCGCCGTCGACGGCGGCTGGAACCGTCCGCCGATGCTGCCGGGAGCGGGGGGCCGCCGCCTCTTCGCGCTGGCCGACGGTGTCGCGACCGGGATCCGGGGGCCCCTGGCGGAGCTGTTCGTCGGCGGCGGCAGCGACGCGAACTTCGTCGCCGCACTCGGCCGCCCGGTCCTGTGCGGCATGGGTGCCACCGGCGACGGGGCGCACGCACGGCACGAGCACGTCATCCTCGCCGACCTCCCCGACCGCGTCGCCCTCACCGCGGGCACGCTGCTGGGCCTGGGCCTCCCGGGAGAACCGGGCGCTGACGGCTGACCCGCTGCCCCGCTGCCCCGCTGCCCCGCTGCCCGGCTGCCCGGCTGCCCGGCTGCCCGGCAAGCGTTCACCGGCCGCCGCCGGGCCCTCGCCGTCGTGGTGTTC
This sequence is a window from Streptomyces sp. NBC_01775. Protein-coding genes within it:
- a CDS encoding M20 family metallopeptidase; protein product: MSAPAPAPLPLPVPDGPALARITAWCRDQDHQDGYLADLRRLVEHESPSDDKTLLDATADLLQELLTERLGEPSRTVRHRHPELGDVIEAEYEGIADGTGDGTVPGATATVVGHYDTVWPAGTAVDWPFTLSEGTASGPGVFDMKAGLAQGIWALRALRELGLPRPTVRFVFNGDEETGSVVSRPLIERATDDAAATLVLEPGGEWGIKSGRKGVGIFNITVKGLEAHAGLDPAKGASAVHGLADVIQSLVAAADLERGTSVNVGRISGGTARNVIAGEATCLVDVRVSTQAEIERIDQVLAGLVAKDPRVTVAVDGGWNRPPMLPGAGGRRLFALADGVATGIRGPLAELFVGGGSDANFVAALGRPVLCGMGATGDGAHARHEHVILADLPDRVALTAGTLLGLGLPGEPGADG